attatgagtttattcactaaacgtaGAGTTGTCAGGAAAGTGCAGGAGGGCTGTGGTTTACACTCCAGTacgaagggctgagctggtccAGTagaatgcataattcaatgtgtacGGAGACTTTCCAGAAATCTCACTGGTTTAACTGTGCATAATACATCGACAGCCATGCAACAGGGTTGGCCCTcataatatatagtgtatatataacgCCCCATTCAtactttagtgagtaatcccctaTCTTGTCCTCATTTTACCTTCATGGATTCGGTGTACAGGATATACTCTCTCAGCACGGGCAGGAAGTCCTCTGTCATATCCTCCGTGAGCTCCTCGAGTGCTGTGCTGCAGTTACCAACACAAGCAGACACTCCTTCCAGTGGCTCGCTTAACTCTCCTTCTAAAGCGCTCCACGTGGAGTAGATTGGACCGTACTCTCGGAGCTCCACCAGGTATTCTGATACGGAACACAGAATAAATCTTTGTAGCTGTTAAACCAATAAGCCCTGGGCATCAACAAATCTACAGTAGTCTGTACAACTATTCTGGAGACATCATACAAAAAACACTACATGGCTATTAAAATGGTGGCTCAGtttcttaaaatattagcattatttactattatgaAAGGATATAATACAACTTCATGGATTTACAGATACACATTTAGTGGCCAGTGAGAAAAGGATGACAAATGCCTGCTGGGAACAAGCTAATTTAAATGGGTTAACTTGCGTAACCAGTCATTAGCAGCTTACTTCACAACTGGTGCAGAAATCAGGAAGTGGGGGTGAGAagggagtcacgtgaatgtttGTATTATCGTTAATTCTGTACTCAGACTTGAACAGAACCTGtattttttgaattattttttttagggatGTCAGCCTATAGCCCCAACAACAAAGAACTCTATATATCAAAtagaggtcggattataaaacacTAAGATCCAAAaaccccgcagcactgcagaggCCACGGATCATTCTCTCTGGCACCCGGTgggcatctgtgcgatgcgcacagacatcctccgctactgtcctccacttccgctggtgCTTCTATGATGGCCCAccagtgtcacatgacctttcaATGCTCAGCCATAGAAGATCCAGCGAAAGTGCCAGCCAGAAGCAGAGGTTATCTACGTACACCGCACAGACgctcaccggctgcccctactagacaccaaggagtctggagcacgggaaTATCAAgagcacagtggtatatagggggttataaggcatatttggggcagagtggcatatcaggggaataaggcattttagggggcacagttgcatataaagggtataaggcatatctgggtggaatgagtggcatatctgggggtataaggcatagtggggtataaggtatatcaggtggtataaggcatagagGGTagataaggcatatgtggggagggcggagtggcatatctggtggtataaggcatatgtgggaggcagtgtggcatgccTGGgcggcagtgtggcaagcctgcgctcaaatgtgcataacgggggggggttCAGGTTGGAAAAAAGTGACTGGAGAACATAACATACCCACTTCCTCTTTGATAATGCGTTGGGCTATCCTGTCAATGGTGCCAAGCTTCAGTGCAAACGTGTCCAAGTATTCCATGATTGCTGAAAACTCCGACGGACGATTTCTCAGCTTGTAACCACTAGTCACATATCGCACGGACTCCCCCATTTTAGAAAGCAAATTGCTTCCCTGCTTTTTGTAGCTGTTCAGGTCCTGTTACAGATCAATATCAAATAACTAcattagaaaaacacaatagCCCTAAACAAGAATATATTAATACACACGATAACTTTCATTAGTAGCAGCCTGTGGTCTAAGGTATCCATAACATAATTTacacaaatgaaaaaagataaaatattctaACCTTGGATGTGAGAAAGACATTAAAATGTTCATTAAAGGAGAGAACTGGATGATCTGCAATCCTCTTGAGGAACTTGTCCAAAGCTCTTCTTCTGGTTTCCACAAATTCTTCTGAAAACCGATCAACTACTCCCTTCACCACAAATTTCTCAGGAAGAGGCTGAATCGGGTCAGAATATAACATTTCAGATACAAAAACGCATGCACTATGTAACATCATCAAACCAACTTGTTGATCCTTACCATCAACACTTGAGAGTCCTTATTCACATTTAACTTTAAACAAGTATTTCGGTTAGAAATCCTTCTAATAAGTCCAAGATAACGTTATTAATATGAGATATCATTAGCAACAGCTTCTCCATTCATAATTAGCCGTATGgctattatacaaatataagaCTAGACCCAAGGACTGATTACTGTTTGAGTGTTTACATCAATATAAATGGGACGggtagatgggctgaatggttcttaccttACCAGCAGTCATATTATGTTTCCATGTGTATCGAGTCAGTTTTGCTGATATACTTCActttgccattttttattttattaaggcaCATGTACTATTAAATTTTCCGAAATATGACTACAATGAGAGGCATCTAAGACCACCACCGGGAAGGGGTTTGCGACTACTGGCTGCTGGCCTACAGCACGGTGCAGCGGTGCTTAGCACTGATCTTCAGATAAAGTATTGTGTAACAATGGGAAACATATGTCCGTTTTGTCTGCTCATTAAAAACTTGTATGCTTTTTATCTTGTGAGCTCCCCGattttggtgtatttttttgtagtgtAGCGTGACggaaatcaatatatttttgtatttactggTCATGCAGTGAGTTCTTGCTTTGCGTCATTAAAAACTTTACAGAAGTAACTTCTTTCAAAAAGACCAATTTATAACGTCAAGGATATTACAGCACCTGGTAAAGGAGTTCTAACTACATGATTAAAATTGCAAGCAACActtttatattacaaatatctGATAACTGCCAATTATAGAGAGGGAAGACAAACCgataaaagcctacaacacctttACAAAGTCTGCATGTGCGCCACTTGGCTGGGCCATAGTCACTTGTTATACTACCTACGGGAATGAAGTGGTTGGGTTGGGTTTCTTCAAGCTTATTTCTCAGCCAATCAAAGTCTTGGTACCTTCGACGAACAGAATATTCTGGCAAATCAAATTCTGACCGGGtggtctacaaaaaaaaaaaaacatgaaaaaataaagaatacattgGATGTAAGGCaagtttgttttactttatgttagaggttaatacagtgagggcatttaaacatgaatgggataggcttatgaatgtaagacaagaccaaggactgattaaggtctgagtctttacatgggccgaatggttcctaTGTGCCATCTAATACTAGGTTTGGGGAAGTAAACTAAATCATATTTCTTACTGTGAAAAAGTTACCTCTACAACTCAACTTGTATTAAAACATATGAGCCGACTGGGtttaacatttacatatttaatgttattcaaaattattattattagggttGGAGGTAAATAGGTTACTTGTAATACTGTTTTCTGCATTATACAGCAGTGTATAAGCAGCAGAGCCCTAGGTAACAAATCTTTAATTTCTATTTCTATGGCAAAGCACTGGAAGAAACCCAAGCTGATATCCTGGATACTGATATCCTTCTATTGAAGAAGAAGGGTACTGACGCATGAAAATGTCTTATCTAAAAATGTCATGCTTGGTTTGTAATCTCATTTCATGGTAAGGGCAGACTTATGCCCACCCCAATCATCTGCTCCAGTaacaaattgttaaaaaaaaaaacaacaaacaacatAGTGTGTATATGGACTTTACTTACCTATGGTACCACCCTGCACTGGTCAACACACACAGACTTCTTTTTGGACATTGCCTACTCAATGCCTTCTAGTTTCTGACTTAAGGTCAATTTTGTAAATCCATCTGTAGCCATGACTACCTTGTATTGTTGAATTCGTAATGGCTACAATTCACAATGCCAGAAACAAAGAAGGCAAATAGGAAGTAATGAACTGGTTCATGTGATCCTACACCAAATCAAGTACAGCTCAGTGTAACTCTGTCCTGGCATGCTAAAATGTTTGATTACCTTGGTCATTATTCTGTAGGTAATATAGGTTTCCATAGTGCATACATGCTTCTTTGGGTCATCAACGGTAACAAAGAGGTCCCTGGTTTCACCATCCAAGTCATCATCCAGCTGCAGTCTGTTAAgaagtgatgatgatgatgcaggGCTGGAAGTGTCTGCAGGAGTACCATTGGGTAAGCTTAGGTCCTaaagaacagaaaaacaaaacgaTTTAAACCATGTACCACATATTAACcccaatattaaatacatgGGGGTGATAAACCCGAagtattaatttatgttaatttaacACATTGTCTACAGGAGAATTATACCTAGCTATTCAACTGTGGGAATGATCATTTCACTTTcagaaaactaaaacacaaaaaaatacaataggtTGTATAGATCAATCAACCTATACTAATTTCTTTGAGACCCCTTTGGATAAATGAAAGTTTAACAAGTACTGAAGAAGGTTTAATCTTGTGATTATGATAACATACCTCCAACAAGCTTTCTGCTGGATTTTTTAGCTAtactatattttaaacaaagtcAAAGAACAACGGGCAGTAATATGGAGCTTACAGATGTACTGTATTTAAGGTacactgattatatatatttgtaatctgGCAGGGTACTGCCTATGATTAAACTtcttatcactttttttttttttaatcacctgCGATACCAAAAGTACGCAAATGTATAGATGCTCCTGGTGGAGTAAGCAATTTGGCAAATCATTTCATTCAAGAATGGACAAGATAGTGGTAGATGATGTATTGTAAAGGTAGATGAATGCACTTGAGATGTAAAAATCCAGGTACAGAATACAGTATTAGTGCTGTGTTTCTTTCCAAGAAAGAAGGGGAAAGAGGTCTGGGGGTGATTATCAGATAACTTAAAATAGGCAGGCAAGCAATGCAACAATTTGGCAGAAGAAAGACAAGCAGAGTGCTGGATGTAGTGCTGGATGTAGAGCTAGATGTATTAGGAGGAGAAAAGGGAAGCATACTTCCCAACAGTCCCGGTTTTTGTTGGGTTTTGTTAATTAAACTGTTGGGAAAAGGAGTGCCCGTTATTAACTGAGTAGAACACTCAGATAAAATGACATTGCTTCAAATCGTTCAGAAATGGGATAAGGCAGTTTGAAACTGCTGTACCACAGCTTAAAAATCGTTAACTAAGGTTTTCCACTTTACTGTTCCAAAGACATAACAAACAGCACATCCCCAACAGGAAAGAGGAATTAACCTTTGTGACTATCTAGAGTCCTTTATCTAGAAGCGGATGCTAAAGCTAACTGTGGCAAGCGTCTGTGTGTGCgcgcgttatatatatatacaaatacacacacacacacacacacatttacgcACATACACAATACTCACTGACCAAACACTTCTGAATCCTACTTAATAACCTCACTGCATTCTCCCCTCTTAACACCACATTTTACGttactgctttatttttaatagtataAGACTCATCGAACTTGCAAAACCAATAATTAAAGGGAATTGAAAAGTTAGTCACTTGATTTGACCTATATCAGAGGCCATTTTGCTTTACATGGCCCTGCAGAAGGCAACAACCATTTCTTGACCCAAATAAATGGTTTTTGGTCAGTTTATGTCCCAGGTGCGTTCTGATTCTTTACAGCTCTTGGACCTTAGGCttgaacataaaatacaatacaaatccCGTTCCAGAAAAGGTGTTTTCGTGTTTTGGATCCTTCCACTGCCAGAGCTTTGGCTTATGAATGTGCAGATTACCTGCTTGCAACAGATGAATTAATATTCTTGGGCAGGGCGCATGCCATACCTGTTTTAAGAAAGAACCCTACTTCCCGGTTAAGTGAATAAAGGAACACAAGATGGGTGAAAGGGTTGTTTAAGCATAAACCTCCCGGAGGTCAGTCAGCGAAAATTGAACTTGTATCATGCTGAAAAGTCTCGTGATTAAAACATGTGATTCCTTCAAAGCTTAGACtttaacagatttaaaaaaaaaaaaaaaaacatccgaTTCACACAAAAGTATAGCTTGCCACGAAAGCCAGTTACACACAAGGCCAAGTACTATGGAGCTTTTGCCGACACCCCACACTCGCCGCAAAGCTTATGTCAcaatatttaacattaatatGTTGACTTGTTTATAactacattttttatcttttaatgcGCATTACTAGTTTTAAAAGCATAGTTCTACAACTACGAGGCGCGTGTACAATTCAAATACTTCTGTGTCTCCTAGCAACCTCTTCACTACATGGTTAAATCCATATGGACAAGGGAGTACACATATGGGCCACTGTTTAAACACCGTGCATGAGGGAACTCGAACAGATAAACAACACGCTTTAAAGCaagttcattttaaaaatcataCAGCCATATCCTCCAGTACTGCCAGGGCAATGCAAAGTATGGGGCCTGGATGAGTGGCTTTGTTTCAAACagatattttgattttatttatttgagctTACTAAAATATCATAATGGTAAattattggggtttattcactaaaacccTTAACCATGGGCATCCAAAGTATGGGGCAAGAGGGGGCACTTGACTCTCACTTACAACAAATACCTCACGAAGTCATTTTATTCCGCCAATGCCCTGCCCCTTTGATAGCGTTATTTTTTGACCACCTGGAAGATTTCAGTGGACGTCCATGAACATAAGTGCACTTATGGTAGATAACAGACTTGATAGCcatgcgcaatgccagcaagcagcttcaagggccaataaggttttggcatgcataaaacgagggattgattcacgggaggagAATGTCGTCTTGCCtttttacaggtcattggtaagacctcaccttgaatatgcagtacaattctgggcaccagtccttaaaaaggacattatggaattagaaaaagtgcaaaggagggctacaaaattaataaggggattgggtgatactagttatgaagagaggctaaaaaagttaaaatgatatacgctagaaaaaaaggggatatgataacattatataaatatatgcagggccaatataaagagctcttcagtgacctgttcattaacagaaatgtacaaagaacaagaggtcaccctctgagactggaagagcgcaggtttcatagacgacaaaggaagggattctttacagtaaagacaataaaggtatggaattcactgccaagggaggtagtgttatcaaatacattagataccttcaaaagaggtctggatattttttttttttattattattttttttttttttttttttttttttttagaaaggcatgacatacagggcttcTTGATcgaaggagaaatccgattgccttttagaatttttccccctgatggcagaattcaaagtagcttaattaggggttttctgccttcttttggatcaagagtaggaaggctaggtagaagggttgaacttggtgggcttaggggttttttttcaaacttatgtactatgtaaaacaacccaaaatagttggtttatatattgttttatatatggtTTATATATTGCGTCCATTATACGGCACAGATGATGGAAAGGAATGTATGGTTTGGCCCCATGGtgttgtagaaaaaaaagtaaattcaaACTACTAAAAGTGACATGTTTCAAACCAAAAGCATGAAAAAGACCAACtacaatataatgtaaaaagcctgtttttatatttctttccgGTTATGTGGCTGTAAATCTTTAGACATGTTGGTGGAAAAAGCTtgttaaacattattaaatccTTCTTGCTTTTAACTGGAAAACCAAACTGCCGTGAACATTTTTAGAATCAGGGGTAATTTGCCTTGTCAACGTGtgttatatttagaatattgtCAGGTTATTAAAGATTCAAGAATGCCAAATACCACCAATTTAAACTTCACAGTCGCTAAGTGATCTGCAGGGAGGGTGCAAGAAAGATCATTGGGGTCTACAAAGTTCCCAAGTGAATCGCTGATCATGTtacactactccatgctaaagggaagtaaaaacatgaaaaatggtttttgttttataaaatatatatatatacatatatatatatatatatatatatttctttttttttttttaaaggaattaaACATTCCTTCATACTTCTCCAAGTATAATTATTTAGAAGACAAAACCTCTGCAACCCTCCAACCCAAAGGTATTAAACTGATAAAAAGGTATAGCGTTTAAGGGACTGTTTGTGCCCTTATGAACCTTTTTAGGCCATGCATGTGCAGTATTACTCTACTCCAAGGATGTTACTAAACACTACATTTTGTAATCGGCACCTATCctgttaaagaaataataaacacattacaaaacttgttacttaaaaaaaaaattgtgtatcATTTGTGTAGGTACTCTGGTTGCCACATTTGTGccgaaaagagagagagacagggaggggaaaacaaaagagaaatgaCAGAATaaaggggaagagagagaggagacacACAGAGTAATGATGAGAcaggagagaaaataaatagaGAAAAGGTAGACGGGAGAAAGTAATACAGAGAAAGAATGGAAAAAGAAGAGATAGtaaagaagaaagaggaaaaaagggaAGAAGCAAAACCTGATCACTGTTTTAGCGCTACCGACAGTGTCAATTACACTTGTCTTTCCACAAAACTTGTACTGACTAGAGAGTGGGTCATCTCCACAATCCTCAACCCATGTACACCCTGATGCTGTAGGTCAAACTTTTTGCTACACAACAGCACCAGCATGGCGCATCAGTTGTCTTTCCCTCCACATGCATTCCTGGGCCCGATAAATGGAGCAATTAGCCTCTTCACGCCTCCAAAATGTATATGTGCAGAAGCGATCTTGTAATTGTACATGCATATCACCATCACTGCAGTTGGACTGAAAACCGAGGAGCTAATGGGAAAGGAGAGGCATCTGCTAGCAAATCTTAAAACGAAAGTGTGGAAAATACAAAGGCATTTGGTGCATTTATTTTCAAAGTTATCCTATAACACACCAGAACAGTTATTCAACTAAAAAAGActcaatattaattaattaacagCAACAGAGCAAATGGTTGAAGTaagtccttacaaaaaaaacatttcttacaaagtaaaggtattgtaaATTAGAAGATAGAAACAAGCACTCTAATTAGTGAAGTTACTGCAAATAGGCTTATGGCAGATTAGATTACAATAACACATAATGTGAGGGAAAATTTAATTCAAGTGCCAAATTTGTCTACTTCAATTACCGGTACTTTTACCCTAATAGTACACTAATAGCATAGAGTCATTTTCAGCTGGACTACTTGCGTGGCAATGTGATCTACAGATTGTTTAAGTCAAAACTCTaacaagtttattttaaagttctACACTATTGGAAAATATCACTTCCGACTTGGGAGAGCCCATCGGCTGAGTCCGCTTTATCTCCTTTTCCACTCCAGTTTTGGTCCTCACGTAGGTCCATATAGAAGCGGACTATCCTTATGAGACAGTTCTGCTTGGATGCGTAAATGGATTATCCCCTATCCTCCAAACTCAACCATATCATGGGTTGGCCCGATGACACTTTCTACCAACAGACCCAGATATGTACCCAATGGCAT
The DNA window shown above is from Spea bombifrons isolate aSpeBom1 chromosome 1, aSpeBom1.2.pri, whole genome shotgun sequence and carries:
- the SNX30 gene encoding sorting nexin-30; the protein is MSGSSTPKSLPSSGQKSLHDIKHPLSCSPGEDEAAAGGDGALIDIPSPELLHTDPSSIADKDLSLPNGTPADTSSPASSSSLLNRLQLDDDLDGETRDLFVTVDDPKKHVCTMETYITYRIMTKTTRSEFDLPEYSVRRRYQDFDWLRNKLEETQPNHFIPPLPEKFVVKGVVDRFSEEFVETRRRALDKFLKRIADHPVLSFNEHFNVFLTSKDLNSYKKQGSNLLSKMGESVRYVTSGYKLRNRPSEFSAIMEYLDTFALKLGTIDRIAQRIIKEEVEYLVELREYGPIYSTWSALEGELSEPLEGVSACVGNCSTALEELTEDMTEDFLPVLREYILYTESMKAVLKRRDQVQAEYEAKLEAAALKREERTGVPTEVEKCQDKVECFNADLKADMERWQNSKRQDFRQLLTGMADKNIQYYEKCLTAWESIIPLLQEKQEPK